The Salvelinus namaycush isolate Seneca chromosome 1, SaNama_1.0, whole genome shotgun sequence genome has a window encoding:
- the LOC120046009 gene encoding two pore calcium channel protein 2-like isoform X1 — protein MHTAGDEDLYLQQAVVFIEDAIQYRSINHRVDTNSLRLYRWYYSRLWQWGLGLTIAVVLMLAFIERPSSFSYTSDPRFRPPPWEPPCGLTEGIEIVCLVIFAIDFATKSYLIGWEEFQKRKWLMVYILAVSASVIDWALTLSMYCDQNLRVRRLIRPFFLLQNSTLMKKTLKCIKRTLPEIASVILLLALHLCLFTMIGMLLFAKGEKPKQNGEWEAYFRDLPTSLSSLLVLLTTANNPDVMIPAYSLNRGYSIFFILFSGFGSYFLMNLLTAIVYNQFRGYLLMSVQASILRRRLGVRAAFEVMSCQGRGQDATHSEENVERVRVDASLQVMARVQMKSYYRQAIIKRVQQLSDGFIQWEAFRRLFDELDKDRIKEHPPKPEYNSSLLQRLQLVFSHYYVTVVGNAVALTNVMCICTILVLDSEKSIAERDDYCMEVINCFFILYYLMEMSLKILAFGWRGYLSYRNNIFDGLLTVCLLVLQITIFATYRLPFPKWNPALPGLMSLWEMVRLVNMLIVVRFLRIIPDIKLMSLIASTLVDLVKNLRAFAGILVVVFYVFAVLGIWLFQGAITAPGQMSVMSNSSMKNITVECGSYEQLGYWPNNFDDFASSLVLLYNVMVVNNWQVFMDAYTRYTTEWSKVYFVSWWLTSSVMWVNLFVALILENFIYKWDRSVMCSVADVERTGYETTVQLMFREQIQEPTEEELVTQLHQHPHLHLS, from the exons ATGCACACTGCAG GTGATGAGGATCTCTACCTCCAGCAAGCTGTTGTGTTTATTGAGGACGCCATACAG TACCGATCCATCAATCATAGAGTGGATACAAACTCATTACGTCTGTACAGGTGGTACTACTCCAGGTTATGGCAATG GGGGCTGGGCCTGACTATTGCGGTCGTCTTGATGCTGGCTTTCATCGAGAGGCCCTCGTCCTTCTCCTACACATCAGACCCTCGCTTCAGACCTCCCCCCTGGGAGCCCCCCTGTGGCCTGACAGAGGGCATAGAGATAGTCTGCCTCGTCATCTTTGCCATTGACTTCGCTACCAAG AGCTACTTGATTGGTTGGGAAGAGTTTCAGAAGCGCAAGTGGTTGATGGTCTACATCTTGGCCGTCTCAGCGTCTGTAATTGATTGGGCGTTGACGTTGAGTATGTATTGTGATCAG AACTTACGAGTTAGGAGACTCATTCGGCCATTCTTCCTCCTTCAAAACTCCACCCTGATGAAGAAAACCCTAAAGTGCATCAAGAGGACCCTCCCAGAGATAGCCAG TGTTATCCTGCTCCTGGCTCTCCACCTCTGCCTCTTCACCATGATTGGCATGCTGCTCTTTGCCAAAGGAGAG AAGCCTAAGCAAAATGGGGAGTGGGAGGCCTACTTCAGAGACTTGcccacatctctctcctctctcttggtgCTCCTCACTACAGCCAATAACCCTGATG TGATGATTCCGGCCTATTCCTTAAACCGAGGATACTCCATCTTCTTCATTCTCTTCAGTGGTTTTG GAAGCTACTTCTTGATGAACTTGCTAACTGCCATTGTTTACAACCAGTTCAGGGGATACCTGCTG ATGTCTGTCCAGGCATCCATCCTAAGGAGGAGACTGGGCGTCAGAGCTGCCTTTGAGGTCATGTCCTGCCAGGGGCGGGGTCAGGACGCTACACACTCAGAGGAGAATGT AGAGCGTGTGCGGGTGGATGCCTCTTTGCAGGTCATGGCGAGGGTACAAATGAAGTCCTACTACAGACAAGCCATCATCAAG AGAGTGCAGCAGTTGTCAGATGGCTTTATCCAGTGGGAAGCCTTCCGGAGGCTTTTTGACGAGCTGGACAAGGACCGCATCAAAGAG CACCCTCCAAAGCCAGAGTACAACTCCTCACTCCTCCAGAGGCTTCAGTTGGTTTTCAGCCACTACTATGTTACGGTAGTGGGCAACGCCGTGGCCCTGACTAATGTCATGTGCATCTGT ACCATACTGGTGCTTGACTCCGAGAAGTCCATTGCAGAGCGGGATGACTACTGCATGGAAGTTATTAACTGTTTCTTTATTCTATACTACCTGATGGAGATGAGTCTTAAGATATTAGCCTTTGGGTGGAGAGGCTACTTGTCATACAGAAACAATATATTTGATGGACTTCTCACAGTTTGCCTTCTG gtcCTTCAGATCACCATTTTTGCCACCTACAGGCTTCCGTTTCCTAAATG GAACCCAGCGTTGCCTGGTCTGATGTCTCTGTGGGAGATGGTGCGTCTGGTCAACATGCTCATCGTCGTCCGTTTCCTCCGAATCATCCCTGATATCAAG CTGATGTCCCTCATAGCAAGTACTTTGGTTGACCTGGTGAAAAACCTCAGAGCTTTTGCAGGAATACTAGTG GTGGTGTTCTATGTGTTTGCTGTCCTTGGCATCTGGCTGTTCCAGGGAGCCATCACAGCTCCAGGGCAGATGAG TGTGATGTCCAATTCCAGTATGAAGAACATCACCGTGGAGTGTGGTTCCTACGAGCAGCTGGGCTACTGGCCAAACAACTTTGACGACTTTGCT TCTTCCCTCGTCCTCCTTTACAATGTCATGGTGGTGAATAACTGGCAAGTGTTCATGGATGCCTACACCAGATACACCACAGA GTGGTCCAAGGTCTACTTTGTCTCCTGGTGGCTTACCTCCTCTGTCATGTGGGTCAACTTGTTTGTGGCTCTCATCTTGGAG AACTTCATCTATAAGTGGGACCGGAGTGTCATGTGTTCAGTGGCGGACGTTGAGCGAACAGGTTATGAGACTACCGTCCAGCTCATGTTCAG AGAACAAATTCAGGAGCCTACAGAGGAGGAACTGGTCACCCAACTCCACCAGCACCCTCACCTGCATCTCAGCTGA
- the LOC120046009 gene encoding two pore calcium channel protein 2-like isoform X2, with amino-acid sequence MHTAGDEDLYLQQAVVFIEDAIQYRSINHRVDTNSLRLYRWYYSRLWQWGLGLTIAVVLMLAFIERPSSFSYTSDPRFRPPPWEPPCGLTEGIEIVCLVIFAIDFATKSYLIGWEEFQKRKWLMVYILAVSASVIDWALTLSMYCDQNLRVRRLIRPFFLLQNSTLMKKTLKCIKRTLPEIASVILLLALHLCLFTMIGMLLFAKGEKPKQNGEWEAYFRDLPTSLSSLLVLLTTANNPDVMIPAYSLNRGYSIFFILFSGFGSYFLMNLLTAIVYNQFRGYLLMSVQASILRRRLGVRAAFEVMSCQGRGQDATHSEENVERVRVDASLQVMARVQMKSYYRQAIIKRVQQLSDGFIQWEAFRRLFDELDKDRIKEHPPKPEYNSSLLQRLQLVFSHYYVTVVGNAVALTNVMCICTILVLDSEKSIAERDDYCMEVINCFFILYYLMEMSLKILAFGWRGYLSYRNNIFDGLLTVCLLVLQITIFATYRLPFPKWNPALPGLMSLWEMVRLVNMLIVVRFLRIIPDIKLMSLIASTLVDLVKNLRAFAGILVVVFYVFAVLGIWLFQGAITAPGQMSVMSNSSMKNITVECGSYEQLGYWPNNFDDFASSLVLLYNVMVVNNWQVFMDAYTRYTTEWSKVYFVSWWLTSSVMWVNLFVALILENFIYKWDRSVMCSVADVERTGYETTVQLMFRAHHCSDGRARGIQDEA; translated from the exons ATGCACACTGCAG GTGATGAGGATCTCTACCTCCAGCAAGCTGTTGTGTTTATTGAGGACGCCATACAG TACCGATCCATCAATCATAGAGTGGATACAAACTCATTACGTCTGTACAGGTGGTACTACTCCAGGTTATGGCAATG GGGGCTGGGCCTGACTATTGCGGTCGTCTTGATGCTGGCTTTCATCGAGAGGCCCTCGTCCTTCTCCTACACATCAGACCCTCGCTTCAGACCTCCCCCCTGGGAGCCCCCCTGTGGCCTGACAGAGGGCATAGAGATAGTCTGCCTCGTCATCTTTGCCATTGACTTCGCTACCAAG AGCTACTTGATTGGTTGGGAAGAGTTTCAGAAGCGCAAGTGGTTGATGGTCTACATCTTGGCCGTCTCAGCGTCTGTAATTGATTGGGCGTTGACGTTGAGTATGTATTGTGATCAG AACTTACGAGTTAGGAGACTCATTCGGCCATTCTTCCTCCTTCAAAACTCCACCCTGATGAAGAAAACCCTAAAGTGCATCAAGAGGACCCTCCCAGAGATAGCCAG TGTTATCCTGCTCCTGGCTCTCCACCTCTGCCTCTTCACCATGATTGGCATGCTGCTCTTTGCCAAAGGAGAG AAGCCTAAGCAAAATGGGGAGTGGGAGGCCTACTTCAGAGACTTGcccacatctctctcctctctcttggtgCTCCTCACTACAGCCAATAACCCTGATG TGATGATTCCGGCCTATTCCTTAAACCGAGGATACTCCATCTTCTTCATTCTCTTCAGTGGTTTTG GAAGCTACTTCTTGATGAACTTGCTAACTGCCATTGTTTACAACCAGTTCAGGGGATACCTGCTG ATGTCTGTCCAGGCATCCATCCTAAGGAGGAGACTGGGCGTCAGAGCTGCCTTTGAGGTCATGTCCTGCCAGGGGCGGGGTCAGGACGCTACACACTCAGAGGAGAATGT AGAGCGTGTGCGGGTGGATGCCTCTTTGCAGGTCATGGCGAGGGTACAAATGAAGTCCTACTACAGACAAGCCATCATCAAG AGAGTGCAGCAGTTGTCAGATGGCTTTATCCAGTGGGAAGCCTTCCGGAGGCTTTTTGACGAGCTGGACAAGGACCGCATCAAAGAG CACCCTCCAAAGCCAGAGTACAACTCCTCACTCCTCCAGAGGCTTCAGTTGGTTTTCAGCCACTACTATGTTACGGTAGTGGGCAACGCCGTGGCCCTGACTAATGTCATGTGCATCTGT ACCATACTGGTGCTTGACTCCGAGAAGTCCATTGCAGAGCGGGATGACTACTGCATGGAAGTTATTAACTGTTTCTTTATTCTATACTACCTGATGGAGATGAGTCTTAAGATATTAGCCTTTGGGTGGAGAGGCTACTTGTCATACAGAAACAATATATTTGATGGACTTCTCACAGTTTGCCTTCTG gtcCTTCAGATCACCATTTTTGCCACCTACAGGCTTCCGTTTCCTAAATG GAACCCAGCGTTGCCTGGTCTGATGTCTCTGTGGGAGATGGTGCGTCTGGTCAACATGCTCATCGTCGTCCGTTTCCTCCGAATCATCCCTGATATCAAG CTGATGTCCCTCATAGCAAGTACTTTGGTTGACCTGGTGAAAAACCTCAGAGCTTTTGCAGGAATACTAGTG GTGGTGTTCTATGTGTTTGCTGTCCTTGGCATCTGGCTGTTCCAGGGAGCCATCACAGCTCCAGGGCAGATGAG TGTGATGTCCAATTCCAGTATGAAGAACATCACCGTGGAGTGTGGTTCCTACGAGCAGCTGGGCTACTGGCCAAACAACTTTGACGACTTTGCT TCTTCCCTCGTCCTCCTTTACAATGTCATGGTGGTGAATAACTGGCAAGTGTTCATGGATGCCTACACCAGATACACCACAGA GTGGTCCAAGGTCTACTTTGTCTCCTGGTGGCTTACCTCCTCTGTCATGTGGGTCAACTTGTTTGTGGCTCTCATCTTGGAG AACTTCATCTATAAGTGGGACCGGAGTGTCATGTGTTCAGTGGCGGACGTTGAGCGAACAGGTTATGAGACTACCGTCCAGCTCATGTTCAG AGCCCACCACTGCAGTGACGGCAGAGCCAGAGGCATCCAGGACGAGGCATGA